From a single Alkalihalophilus pseudofirmus genomic region:
- the accB gene encoding acetyl-CoA carboxylase biotin carboxyl carrier protein, whose product MLKVQEIKELIRAMDQSSLDEMKFEQEGTKIILKKQTAEAVAVQAAPAPVAAAAPQQEAQAPKPVEQAETVKAESPSKDEKSEAADANLHTITSPMVGTFYSSPSPDSDPYVKSGDTVEEESVVCIVEAMKLMNEIEAEVKGKIVEVLAQNGELVEYGQPLFVVEPS is encoded by the coding sequence ATGTTAAAGGTACAAGAAATTAAAGAATTAATTCGTGCAATGGACCAATCAAGTCTTGATGAAATGAAGTTCGAGCAAGAAGGAACAAAAATCATTCTGAAGAAACAAACAGCAGAGGCAGTAGCAGTACAAGCAGCTCCGGCACCAGTTGCAGCTGCAGCTCCACAACAAGAGGCACAGGCTCCCAAACCTGTAGAACAAGCTGAAACTGTAAAAGCTGAAAGTCCATCAAAAGATGAAAAATCAGAAGCGGCAGATGCAAATTTACATACGATTACTTCACCAATGGTAGGAACATTTTATTCATCTCCATCACCTGACTCTGACCCTTATGTGAAATCAGGCGACACGGTAGAAGAAGAATCTGTTGTATGTATTGTTGAAGCGATGAAGTTAATGAATGAAATTGAAGCTGAAGTAAAAGGAAAGATTGTTGAAGTTCTTGCCCAAAACGGTGAACTTGTTGAATATGGTCAACCATTATTTGTCGTAGAACCTAGCTAA
- a CDS encoding SpoIIIAH-like family protein: MVLKKQTVWLLTMLSLIVVLSAYYLMTPGPASEDIAFVENQEMEAAEEGMEDSEDMVVNVEEEFEAVDAETGEEVANTEVNAMSGSELFATMRVELQESRDRMAEEYTKIQAAGDVAAEKVVEAHEKSMELLALSQQESMLETLIKTKGFNDVLVMTEGQEVKVIVQAEELTGAQTVEIMDMVADQLGNGKSVVVSHE; encoded by the coding sequence ATGGTCCTTAAAAAACAAACAGTTTGGTTATTAACAATGCTTAGCTTGATAGTGGTGTTATCTGCTTATTACTTAATGACTCCAGGTCCTGCATCAGAAGATATTGCTTTTGTTGAGAATCAAGAAATGGAAGCAGCAGAAGAGGGTATGGAAGATTCAGAGGACATGGTCGTTAATGTAGAAGAGGAATTTGAAGCTGTTGATGCGGAGACTGGTGAAGAAGTAGCGAATACAGAAGTTAATGCTATGAGTGGAAGTGAGCTTTTTGCTACAATGCGAGTAGAACTGCAAGAAAGCCGTGATCGAATGGCAGAAGAGTACACAAAAATTCAAGCAGCAGGTGACGTGGCAGCAGAAAAAGTTGTAGAAGCACATGAAAAAAGCATGGAGCTTCTGGCACTATCACAGCAAGAATCAATGCTTGAAACGTTAATTAAAACGAAAGGATTTAACGATGTCCTTGTCATGACAGAAGGTCAGGAAGTAAAAGTCATTGTTCAAGCTGAAGAGTTAACAGGGGCACAAACGGTTGAGATTATGGATATGGTTGCTGATCAATTAGGCAACGGGAAAAGTGTAGTAGTAAGTCACGAATAA
- the spoIIIAG gene encoding stage III sporulation protein AG — MSQDEQKGRQWLSHLLKKPDGSQKKRKLPLHYIALIGCLGIALMIAGNLLTNQPMNEEQSLPVFNDKESEEDAEVFGRNASPEPYSMEDYEMRYENQLRDTLEQIVGLSDVSVMINLAESERNVYEKNINAREQHTDETDREGGTRKVDDTTRDEQLVIVRSGDREEPVLVSKEKPSIRGVLVVAEGVENAQVKLWVIEAVSRVLDVPSHRISVMPKKMEEE, encoded by the coding sequence ATGAGTCAAGACGAACAGAAGGGACGCCAATGGTTAAGTCATTTATTGAAAAAGCCAGACGGCAGTCAGAAAAAACGAAAACTCCCGCTGCACTATATTGCGTTAATAGGATGCTTAGGGATTGCGCTGATGATTGCTGGAAACCTTCTGACTAACCAACCAATGAATGAAGAACAATCCTTGCCTGTCTTCAATGATAAGGAAAGTGAGGAGGATGCTGAAGTATTTGGACGAAATGCATCGCCAGAACCTTATTCGATGGAAGATTACGAGATGCGTTATGAGAATCAATTACGTGACACGCTAGAGCAAATTGTTGGGTTAAGTGATGTTTCTGTCATGATTAATCTCGCTGAATCTGAGAGGAACGTTTACGAAAAAAACATCAATGCAAGAGAGCAGCATACGGATGAAACGGATCGTGAGGGAGGAACTAGAAAAGTAGATGATACGACTAGAGATGAACAGCTCGTTATTGTCAGAAGCGGGGATAGAGAAGAGCCGGTTCTAGTTTCAAAAGAAAAACCTAGCATTCGCGGGGTACTGGTCGTTGCTGAGGGGGTTGAAAATGCTCAAGTGAAATTATGGGTGATTGAAGCTGTCAGCAGAGTTCTAGATGTCCCGTCACATCGTATTTCAGTAATGCCTAAGAAAATGGAGGAGGAATAA
- the spoIIIAF gene encoding stage III sporulation protein AF: MGFLTDWITNIILLILLATILELMIPNSVLQKYVKMVVGLLLLVMILQPILSLITKDVDQWLVSITQQSNQLESSIEQEINLQKSDIELGLRAYISEQMAVQLEEEVKDELRDQYEVVISQVEVKIRESVNQTPTAEDIEAVIVYLKDNHEGLTESDAAVAPVSVVKIDTSKQVPQEMKQETRDLTSVRRLLSTNWEVPEEMISLAWEGGE; this comes from the coding sequence GTGGGTTTTCTAACAGATTGGATCACAAATATCATCCTCCTCATTTTATTAGCTACCATTCTTGAGTTGATGATTCCAAATTCTGTCCTGCAAAAATATGTGAAGATGGTAGTCGGCCTTCTTTTACTTGTGATGATCCTGCAGCCAATCCTTTCATTAATTACAAAAGATGTTGATCAGTGGCTGGTATCGATCACTCAACAATCTAATCAGCTGGAAAGTTCCATAGAACAAGAAATAAATTTACAAAAAAGTGATATAGAGCTCGGCCTTCGTGCATATATTTCAGAACAGATGGCTGTCCAATTAGAAGAAGAAGTCAAAGATGAGTTGAGAGATCAGTATGAAGTGGTCATTTCACAAGTGGAAGTGAAAATAAGAGAGTCGGTCAATCAGACACCAACTGCTGAGGATATTGAGGCCGTCATTGTTTATCTTAAAGATAATCATGAAGGCCTGACAGAGAGTGATGCTGCAGTAGCTCCGGTTAGTGTTGTAAAGATTGATACGTCAAAACAAGTTCCACAAGAGATGAAACAAGAGACAAGGGATCTCACAAGTGTACGGAGACTTCTTTCTACTAATTGGGAAGTTCCAGAAGAAATGATTTCGCTAGCGTGGGAAGGAGGGGAATAA
- the spoIIIAE gene encoding stage III sporulation protein AE yields MKRVIIIFLFLTLLYGLTAPVSAESGVIEPGQEETFVERQLENLQLDEIHAYWEEISTEYGGFLPESQKGSFLEFIKGDKQFSFKEWGIGFVRYLMHELIVNGKLLGTLILLTVFCMILQSLQNAFEQHTISKVAYAITYMVLMIIALNSFHVAISYAQDAINNVIHFMIALLPLLLAIMAAVGSITSAALFHPLIIFLVHTSGLLIQYIVLPLLFLSAVLAIVSTLTDHYKVTKLANFLRTIAVGALGIFLTVFLGVISVQGASTAVADGITVRTAKFIAGNFVPVIGRMFTDAADTVMSASLLLKNTVGIAGLVILLMLCAFPAIKILSIAIIFNLSAAILQPLGGGPIIECLSIIGKAVIYVFAALAIVCLMFFLAITIMVAAGNLSFMVR; encoded by the coding sequence TTGAAGCGAGTCATAATCATTTTCCTTTTTCTCACCCTCTTATATGGACTGACTGCCCCTGTCAGTGCTGAATCCGGAGTAATTGAACCGGGCCAAGAAGAAACCTTTGTTGAAAGGCAGCTAGAGAACTTACAGCTCGATGAGATCCATGCTTATTGGGAGGAGATCTCAACTGAATACGGAGGATTTTTACCAGAAAGTCAAAAGGGTAGTTTTCTAGAGTTTATTAAAGGAGACAAGCAGTTCTCTTTTAAAGAGTGGGGAATCGGGTTTGTCAGGTATTTGATGCATGAATTGATTGTAAATGGAAAACTGCTAGGCACACTGATTCTGCTTACGGTGTTTTGTATGATCTTGCAATCTCTTCAGAATGCATTTGAACAGCATACGATTTCAAAAGTTGCCTATGCGATTACTTATATGGTGCTGATGATCATTGCATTAAATAGTTTCCATGTGGCGATCTCTTATGCACAAGATGCGATTAACAATGTGATCCATTTTATGATCGCCCTGCTCCCATTACTCTTGGCCATTATGGCGGCTGTCGGTTCGATTACATCAGCTGCCTTATTTCACCCGCTGATTATCTTTCTTGTCCATACCAGTGGACTTTTAATTCAATATATCGTGCTGCCATTATTATTTTTATCAGCCGTCCTGGCTATCGTCAGTACGCTTACAGATCATTATAAAGTAACGAAGCTTGCAAATTTCTTGCGAACCATTGCAGTTGGGGCACTTGGAATTTTTCTAACAGTCTTTCTCGGAGTCATTTCGGTACAAGGAGCTTCAACGGCTGTAGCTGATGGAATTACGGTACGAACAGCTAAGTTTATTGCCGGTAATTTTGTGCCGGTTATCGGAAGGATGTTTACAGATGCAGCAGATACAGTGATGAGTGCTTCACTCCTATTAAAAAACACAGTAGGGATCGCGGGGCTTGTTATATTATTGATGCTGTGTGCCTTTCCAGCAATTAAAATCCTTTCTATCGCCATCATTTTTAATCTTTCAGCTGCGATATTACAGCCATTAGGCGGGGGACCGATTATTGAATGTTTATCGATTATTGGAAAAGCAGTCATTTATGTTTTTGCCGCACTAGCGATTGTTTGTTTAATGTTTTTTCTCGCTATTACAATCATGGTAGCTGCTGGGAACTTATCCTTTATGGTCAGGTAG
- the spoIIIAD gene encoding stage III sporulation protein AD, which produces MDIIQIVGLGLIATFLALVVKEQKPMFAFLLTVFVGVIIFIFLVDEITKIIEMLESIARNANINMVYLQTILKIIGIAYIAEFGAQIAKDAGQAAIATKIELAGKILILVMAIPILTAVIEMVLALLPTS; this is translated from the coding sequence ATTGACATTATACAAATAGTGGGTCTAGGACTGATCGCAACCTTCCTTGCCCTTGTAGTGAAAGAACAAAAACCGATGTTTGCCTTCTTATTAACGGTATTTGTAGGCGTTATTATATTTATCTTTTTAGTTGATGAGATTACAAAAATTATTGAAATGCTAGAGTCCATAGCACGAAATGCAAATATTAATATGGTGTATTTGCAGACCATTTTAAAAATAATCGGCATTGCTTATATCGCTGAATTTGGAGCACAAATTGCTAAGGATGCCGGACAAGCTGCAATTGCTACAAAGATTGAACTTGCTGGAAAGATTTTAATCTTAGTGATGGCGATTCCTATTTTAACCGCTGTTATAGAAATGGTGCTTGCTTTACTGCCAACCTCATAA
- the spoIIIAC gene encoding stage III sporulation protein AC, whose amino-acid sequence MVYDVNTIFQIAGIGIVVAMIHTVLKQMGKEDWAHWVTLIGFVVVLYMVATIVDDLFQKIRTVFLFQG is encoded by the coding sequence ATCGTGTATGATGTGAACACGATTTTTCAAATCGCTGGCATAGGTATTGTGGTCGCTATGATTCATACGGTATTAAAACAAATGGGAAAGGAGGACTGGGCTCACTGGGTTACATTAATAGGGTTTGTCGTCGTTTTATATATGGTAGCGACAATTGTAGATGATTTATTTCAAAAAATCAGGACTGTTTTTTTGTTTCAAGGTTAA
- the spoIIIAB gene encoding stage III sporulation protein SpoIIIAB: MKLFGALLIILVTTAVGFELARRLNERPRQLRTLKVAIQALEAEILFGLTPLAEASHNLAKQTPKPISYLFEYFSYKLRHTELPAYAAWDESIAEMWSLTSLLESEKEILKQFGQTLGQHDRSQQEKQIKMTLAHLEREEGEARDRQHRYERMVKSLGFLTGLLIVILLM, translated from the coding sequence ATGAAATTATTTGGAGCGCTGCTTATTATTCTTGTGACAACAGCGGTTGGGTTTGAGCTTGCTAGAAGATTAAATGAGCGGCCAAGACAGCTCAGGACGTTAAAGGTAGCTATTCAAGCATTAGAAGCAGAAATTTTATTCGGTTTAACACCGCTTGCAGAGGCTTCACACAATTTAGCTAAACAAACACCAAAGCCCATCTCTTATTTATTCGAGTATTTTTCATACAAGCTGCGTCATACAGAGCTGCCTGCTTATGCTGCTTGGGATGAGAGTATAGCTGAAATGTGGTCCCTTACCTCACTTTTAGAAAGCGAGAAGGAGATATTGAAACAATTTGGTCAAACGCTAGGCCAGCATGACCGCAGCCAGCAGGAGAAACAAATAAAAATGACACTCGCCCACCTAGAAAGAGAGGAAGGCGAAGCAAGAGATCGTCAACATCGTTATGAACGGATGGTGAAAAGCTTAGGATTTTTAACTGGATTATTAATCGTTATTTTACTGATGTAG
- the spoIIIAA gene encoding stage III sporulation protein AA: protein MLDDILAVVPESIRVVLRQIPAAIINDVEEIRIRIARPLEVVARGKPFYPTNDDGSMYIVQPKEGQLLLSQLSQHSLYAFEEELKKGFITIHGGHRVGLAGKVILERGEVKTIRDVSSFNIRIARQSIGMADRLIHYLFENRWLNTLFIGPPQTGKTTILRDVARLISEGDEKRGIAPLKVGIIDERSEICASMRGVPQHQLGPRIDVLDGCPKAEGMMMMIRSMSPDVLIVDEIGRVEDVLAVQEAVHAGVGVITTAHGHTIDDVLKRPALKELMQFGAFDLAIELTRTTRPGVVKKIHTFNKREKMSSSRATVVREQ from the coding sequence GTGTTAGATGACATTTTAGCTGTAGTACCTGAGTCGATAAGAGTAGTACTTCGGCAAATACCTGCAGCCATAATAAATGATGTCGAAGAGATTCGCATCCGGATTGCCCGCCCTCTTGAAGTGGTCGCCCGCGGAAAACCTTTTTATCCCACAAATGATGATGGTTCTATGTATATTGTCCAGCCAAAAGAAGGACAGCTCTTATTAAGTCAATTAAGCCAGCACTCCCTTTATGCATTTGAAGAAGAGTTGAAAAAAGGATTTATAACGATTCATGGCGGACATCGTGTTGGGCTTGCAGGAAAAGTCATCTTAGAGAGGGGAGAAGTGAAAACGATTCGGGATGTAAGCTCCTTTAACATCCGAATTGCCAGGCAGTCCATTGGTATGGCCGATCGGCTCATACATTATTTATTTGAAAACAGATGGCTGAACACCCTTTTCATCGGTCCTCCGCAAACCGGTAAAACGACTATATTGCGAGATGTAGCCAGGCTGATTAGTGAGGGTGATGAAAAGAGAGGAATTGCCCCGTTGAAAGTCGGGATCATCGATGAACGTTCTGAAATTTGTGCTAGTATGCGAGGCGTTCCGCAGCATCAACTAGGACCACGCATCGATGTACTAGATGGATGTCCTAAAGCGGAAGGGATGATGATGATGATCCGCTCTATGAGCCCTGATGTGTTGATTGTTGATGAAATTGGACGAGTGGAAGATGTGCTCGCTGTTCAAGAGGCTGTCCATGCAGGGGTTGGGGTGATAACGACAGCTCACGGTCACACAATCGATGATGTACTAAAGAGGCCGGCATTAAAAGAATTAATGCAATTTGGTGCCTTTGATTTAGCTATTGAACTAACGAGAACGACAAGGCCGGGTGTGGTTAAAAAGATCCATACATTTAATAAAAGAGAAAAAATGTCGTCATCTAGGGCGACTGTGGTGAGAGAGCAATGA
- a CDS encoding YqhV family protein, producing MKTWFLSIEAALLAMAGLRLLSGLIEISAAGLMLKLNSVEKAVAVNAMLAIVGPTIFITSILIGLTGLSDRLSLSKFLFIGAGVVLILIGIKR from the coding sequence TTGAAGACATGGTTCTTATCGATAGAAGCAGCCCTGCTTGCAATGGCAGGCTTGCGATTGCTTTCTGGATTAATTGAAATAAGTGCTGCTGGTCTCATGTTGAAGCTGAATAGTGTAGAAAAAGCGGTCGCTGTCAATGCCATGTTAGCCATTGTCGGTCCAACTATTTTTATTACATCCATTTTAATCGGCTTAACAGGGTTGTCAGATCGATTGTCACTAAGTAAATTTCTATTCATCGGGGCAGGTGTTGTCCTTATTTTAATCGGGATAAAAAGGTAG
- the efp gene encoding elongation factor P produces the protein MISVNDFKTGLTIEVDNGIWQVMDFQHVKPGKGAAFVRSKLRNLRTGAVQEKTFRAGEKVSKAHIENRRMQYLYASGDMHNFMDNQSFEQIELPTNQIEHELQFLKENMEVQIMTYQGETLGVEVPNTVELEVTETEPGIKGDTASGGTKPATLETGLTVQVPFFINQGDVLLIDTRNSAYVSRA, from the coding sequence ATGATTTCAGTAAACGATTTTAAAACAGGATTAACTATTGAAGTTGATAATGGGATCTGGCAAGTAATGGATTTCCAACATGTAAAGCCAGGTAAGGGTGCAGCTTTTGTACGTTCTAAATTGCGAAATTTACGTACTGGCGCTGTTCAGGAAAAAACATTCCGTGCCGGTGAAAAAGTATCAAAAGCTCATATTGAAAATCGTCGCATGCAATATTTATATGCAAGTGGAGATATGCATAATTTCATGGATAATCAGTCGTTTGAGCAGATTGAGCTGCCTACAAACCAAATTGAGCATGAATTACAATTCTTAAAAGAAAATATGGAAGTTCAAATTATGACGTACCAAGGCGAAACACTTGGTGTGGAAGTACCAAATACTGTTGAGCTTGAAGTAACGGAAACAGAACCAGGTATTAAAGGAGATACAGCTTCTGGCGGTACAAAGCCAGCTACGCTTGAAACAGGCTTAACTGTTCAGGTTCCTTTCTTTATTAACCAAGGTGATGTGCTGCTTATTGATACACGTAACTCAGCTTACGTTTCAAGAGCCTAA
- a CDS encoding M24 family metallopeptidase, which produces MKQRIEALREQLRSADVEGLLVTSGHNRQYMTTFTGSSGVALITLDKALFITDFRYMEQAREQAAGYEIVQHTGPIFEEVAKQVEALSIKTLGFEQSHLTYEAHQLYTKFIESAKLVPVSGLIEKLRMFKDSDEIKLINDAAEIADAAFSHITGFIRPGISELDVSNELEFFMRKQGAASSSFDIIVASGFRSALPHGVASEKMIEKGELVTLDFGAYYKGYCSDITRTVAVGEVSDELKAIYHTVLEAQLRGMEGIKPGITGKQADALTRDYITEKGYGEYFGHSTGHGLGLEVHEGPSLSVKSETVLEPGMIVTVEPGIYVAGVGGTRIEDDTLITEDGNKSFTKSTKDLLIVGE; this is translated from the coding sequence ATGAAACAACGAATTGAAGCGTTAAGAGAACAACTTAGGTCAGCTGATGTAGAGGGATTATTAGTAACAAGTGGTCATAACCGTCAATATATGACAACGTTTACCGGCTCCTCAGGTGTTGCTTTAATTACATTAGACAAGGCTTTGTTTATTACTGACTTCAGGTATATGGAGCAAGCTAGGGAGCAGGCTGCCGGATATGAGATCGTTCAGCACACTGGACCTATTTTTGAAGAGGTAGCAAAGCAAGTAGAGGCATTATCTATTAAAACATTAGGGTTTGAGCAATCCCATCTTACATATGAAGCACACCAATTGTACACGAAGTTTATTGAATCAGCTAAACTTGTTCCGGTGTCTGGTTTGATTGAGAAACTGCGGATGTTTAAAGATTCAGATGAAATTAAGTTAATTAATGATGCAGCAGAAATTGCCGATGCAGCATTCAGCCACATTACTGGTTTTATTAGACCGGGGATCAGTGAGTTAGACGTATCGAATGAGCTTGAATTTTTTATGAGGAAACAAGGAGCTGCTAGTTCATCATTTGATATTATCGTCGCTTCAGGTTTCCGCTCTGCACTTCCGCATGGTGTAGCGAGTGAGAAGATGATTGAAAAAGGCGAACTAGTGACGCTTGATTTTGGGGCTTACTACAAAGGGTACTGCTCAGATATCACAAGAACGGTAGCTGTAGGTGAAGTCAGTGATGAGCTAAAGGCGATCTATCATACCGTTTTGGAGGCCCAGTTACGCGGGATGGAAGGGATTAAGCCTGGTATAACGGGAAAACAAGCCGATGCACTGACACGAGACTACATCACTGAAAAAGGGTATGGTGAATATTTTGGCCACTCTACCGGTCACGGTTTAGGGTTAGAAGTTCATGAAGGACCTTCGCTGTCTGTAAAATCGGAAACCGTTCTAGAACCAGGTATGATTGTGACAGTTGAACCTGGAATTTATGTAGCGGGTGTCGGCGGGACAAGAATAGAAGATGACACGTTAATTACAGAAGATGGAAACAAGTCATTTACTAAATCTACGAAAGATCTCTTGATTGTTGGCGAGTAA
- the aroQ gene encoding type II 3-dehydroquinate dehydratase yields MKQFMVINGPNLNRLGKREPAVYGHKTLEDLEVKLLEAARELGVGITCVQSNHEGRLIDAIHEAADQYSGIIINPGAFTHYSYAIRDAIASVDLPVIEVHISNVHTREEFRHHSVIAPVTKGQIVGLGLYGYVMALTALVKGED; encoded by the coding sequence ATGAAACAATTTATGGTGATTAACGGTCCTAACTTAAATCGGTTAGGAAAAAGAGAACCAGCAGTATACGGGCACAAAACACTAGAAGATCTAGAGGTGAAGCTGCTAGAGGCAGCCAGAGAGTTAGGTGTAGGAATCACCTGTGTTCAATCAAATCATGAAGGCCGATTGATTGATGCTATCCACGAAGCCGCTGATCAATATAGTGGGATTATTATTAATCCAGGAGCCTTTACCCACTATAGCTATGCTATTCGTGATGCGATCGCTAGTGTTGATTTGCCAGTCATAGAAGTACATATCTCAAACGTCCATACACGTGAGGAATTTAGACACCACTCTGTTATAGCTCCTGTAACAAAAGGGCAGATTGTAGGACTAGGTTTGTATGGCTATGTTATGGCATTAACTGCGCTCGTAAAAGGAGAGGATTAA
- a CDS encoding YqhR family membrane protein has protein sequence MEQNEQLEQNEKEQQMSFPVKVVIIGFFGGLIWSLVGYFAFYFNFIRVGPALVLMPWALGDWKNTYIGQWTGVVVIAVISIGVAFLYKVILQKVLSVWAGVGFGAILWGLVFYVFNPFFPGLKTVQSLDSNTIVTSLCLYILYGVFIGYSVSYEYAEQHHELSNNQNEENGEKD, from the coding sequence TTGGAACAGAACGAACAGTTAGAACAAAATGAAAAAGAACAGCAAATGTCTTTTCCAGTTAAGGTTGTAATAATTGGCTTTTTCGGGGGGCTTATTTGGTCATTAGTAGGGTACTTTGCCTTTTATTTTAATTTTATAAGAGTAGGACCTGCTCTAGTTTTAATGCCATGGGCTCTTGGTGACTGGAAAAATACCTATATTGGACAATGGACTGGAGTAGTTGTTATAGCTGTAATTTCGATAGGGGTTGCTTTTTTATATAAAGTTATTTTGCAAAAGGTCCTTAGCGTGTGGGCTGGTGTAGGATTTGGAGCTATTTTATGGGGCCTTGTATTTTATGTTTTTAACCCTTTTTTCCCAGGCTTAAAAACGGTACAAAGTTTAGACTCAAACACAATAGTCACCTCTCTTTGTTTATATATTCTATATGGAGTGTTTATCGGATATTCGGTTTCCTATGAATATGCTGAACAACATCATGAATTATCAAACAATCAAAACGAAGAAAATGGTGAAAAAGACTAA
- a CDS encoding SA1362 family protein, with translation MQRTMQMVVLAVVALAVIGLGYQMIYNPIGLLTRVLFIAGFVAVIFFLYRLYLAKRFGTPIMPKRQGPSRSQLKKAKRTSTVTKATPSRGPNFFKATNGTSAVKKKAPYPKSAIKKRADHNFTVIEGKKNKKKNRALF, from the coding sequence ATGCAGCGTACTATGCAAATGGTTGTTTTAGCAGTCGTTGCCTTAGCTGTTATCGGACTTGGCTATCAAATGATTTATAATCCAATAGGGTTATTGACGCGAGTACTATTTATCGCAGGTTTTGTGGCGGTCATATTTTTCTTGTATCGTCTCTATCTTGCCAAGCGATTCGGCACCCCCATTATGCCAAAGCGACAAGGACCTAGCCGCTCACAACTTAAAAAAGCAAAACGTACGAGTACAGTCACAAAAGCCACACCTTCAAGAGGTCCAAATTTCTTCAAAGCGACAAATGGAACATCGGCTGTCAAAAAGAAAGCTCCTTATCCAAAATCCGCTATAAAAAAACGTGCAGACCATAATTTCACAGTCATTGAGGGTAAAAAGAATAAAAAGAAGAACCGCGCTTTATTTTAA
- a CDS encoding patatin-like phospholipase family protein, whose protein sequence is MKVDGVFAGGGVKAYAFVGALEVMEERGYEFTRIAGTSAGSIVAALIKAGYTSKELLSLLNELDIEAFKDERMSWLPFQAAKWVHLYFKLGIYKGDALEEWLSCVLKKKGIRTFADLPKDSLRIIASDLSQNRLMVLPDDLPLYGQLPEKFSVARAVRMSCSIPFFFEPVKIYDRTKNGARSYVVDGGILSNFPMWLFMDGRTKKWKRPVIGFQLSPSTEQMPPNDIKNAISLYRALFNTMTKAHDSKYIAADHAKNIVFIPVVDVSATDFEMSDQEKDKLVALGKGQTEMFLKGWRY, encoded by the coding sequence ATGAAAGTAGATGGCGTGTTTGCAGGCGGCGGTGTTAAAGCTTATGCATTTGTTGGGGCGCTAGAAGTGATGGAGGAGCGAGGATACGAATTTACCCGCATTGCTGGAACAAGCGCAGGGTCTATTGTAGCAGCCTTGATTAAAGCAGGCTACACGAGTAAGGAATTATTATCGTTATTAAATGAATTAGATATTGAGGCTTTTAAGGATGAGAGGATGTCATGGCTGCCCTTTCAAGCAGCAAAATGGGTGCACCTTTATTTTAAGTTAGGGATCTATAAAGGGGATGCTCTTGAGGAATGGCTTAGCTGTGTGTTGAAGAAAAAAGGCATTCGAACCTTTGCAGACCTTCCAAAAGATTCTCTGAGAATTATCGCATCAGATCTCTCACAAAACAGACTGATGGTCCTGCCAGATGACCTGCCTCTCTACGGGCAGCTTCCTGAAAAATTTTCCGTAGCCCGGGCGGTTAGAATGAGCTGCAGTATACCTTTTTTCTTTGAACCGGTTAAAATCTACGACCGGACTAAAAATGGGGCAAGGTCGTATGTAGTAGATGGGGGCATCTTAAGTAATTTTCCTATGTGGCTGTTCATGGACGGTAGAACTAAGAAATGGAAGCGGCCTGTCATCGGATTTCAATTATCACCTTCAACTGAGCAAATGCCGCCCAATGATATTAAGAATGCCATCTCTCTATATAGAGCCCTCTTTAACACAATGACAAAAGCACATGACTCAAAATATATTGCTGCAGATCATGCAAAAAATATTGTATTTATACCTGTGGTTGATGTGAGTGCGACTGATTTTGAAATGTCGGACCAAGAAAAAGATAAACTTGTAGCCCTAGGAAAAGGACAGACGGAGATGTTCTTAAAAGGGTGGCGCTACTAA